Genomic segment of Parageobacillus genomosp. 1:
CAATGGTTCTGCCACATTTCTAGCAACATTTCCTGGCTGGAAATTTGCTGAGTCCGCGAAGCCAATAACCGAACAAGATCCTCTTCCTGCTCCACAATCGGAAACAATTTATCGAATTTTGCAATTGCCAATATCTTTTCTACCGTTTTATTGGTGGAGACGACCAATGCGACTTGTTTGTTTTGGTAAACCGCCTTTTTGAAAAAGTGAATCAATAACGCTAATCCCGTACTATCAATAAAAAGAAGTTGACTGACGTCCATTATTAGGATATTCCTGTCGATTTCCGCCAACACCATTTCCATTTTTTGTCTCGCTGCCTGTTGCGTATGGTAAACCAATTTTCCCTTTAACCATATTTTCGCGTACGTTTCTGCCGATACCGTTACTAATTCAAAAGTGGATATCCGACGATCCATTCTGTCCTCTCCTCATTTTCATTACGATCGCGCATTTGCCATCCGCATGCGGCTCGAATGACACTGCGTCCATCGTTTCCTTGATCAGTAAAAGACCGCGCCCGGATTCGGCAAGCAAGACATCTTCCAAACTTTCCCGCCTCAATCGTTCGATTTCTCTTATCGGAATCCCGCCGCCTTCATCGGTCACCGTCACCGTTACCTCTTCCTCTGTAATTCGCCAGGATACGATCAACGCATCGTCATCTACTTTTTTTCCCAGCTGTTTCACTGCCTTTACGGAATTGACAACCGCTTCATGGACCGATAAGACAAACATATCGCGATCATGAAGGGAAAAAAAGTGGGCGATTTGCTTCGCCAGCAAATCGCAAAAATCAATGGCCTCTTCCGTCGCTTTGCATCGCATCGTTATTTCGTACATTGTTTTGCACCTACTGATATAGTTAATTTGGAAGTTATCCTGTTACTGGACCGTAATAGATAGCAAACATATATCATCGACAGGGCTTGTCGGCGATTTCCCCTCTTCCATCAACATATGCAAAAACTGTTTGTCTGATAAATGGCTGTACATTTTCGTATACGTACGAATTTTATTCATACTTCGCAAAATAGAGGAGTCGATTTCATCTAAAATCCCATCGGTATATAAAAATAGTCTTGTCCGCTTCCGGTAAGGAATCACCTCTTTTTCAAACGGGAGTGAAAACGGGCTGCCGATCGCCAATCCGCCCTTATCCAATTCGATGATTTCTCCGTCCTCGGAAACTAACAGTCCGGCGGGATGTCCGGCGTTGGTATACTCGATCTGCTTCCTTTTCGTATCGATCACTAAATAAATCATGGAAAATAAATAGCGGATTTCATTTACATCATCCGGAAACAAGTTTTGCACATGTTTCTCCAGTTCGGTAGCAACATACACAGGATCGATGACACGCACAATCAGCCCCCTTAACAGTGAACGAAGCAGCATGCTGACAAGCGAAGAGGAAATGCCGTGCCCCATTACGTCAATAATAATGACGCCATAACGATCCCGGTCAATTTGGTAACATGCATATATGTCGCCAGATAAGTCGTCCGACGGAATATAAACCGCATCCATCGTTACTACATTGTTTTGAATCGGGGGAGTCAGTAAACTTTGCTGAATTTTTTTCGCAAGCTCCACTTGCCGTTTGTGCTCGAGTTCTTTTTGCTTCCACCTTGTAATATCTTCAAGCATCACGATATATCCGGTAACGTTTCCATCTGAATCGGTCACCGGAATGAGCGCATACTCGACGTCGATCAATGTTCCGTCTTTTCTCTTGATTATGTACTCCCCAGCTTTTTTCTTTTTTAACGGATAGGAAAACATTGCTATATGATGAGGGTACTTATAAAACAGCGAAAACAAACTTCGGCCAATGACTTCCTCCCGCTTCCAGCCAAATAACGATTCGGCGGCATGCCCCCAGTCTCTTACCGTCATATTTTTGCATAGCGGAATGACGGCCAGCGGGGCAGTTTGATATATGGCGCGCAGCATTTGCTCTGATTCCGAAACTGGTGTTTCCGCATCGGCAAGACACCAGACGTAACATTCCTCCGTCGCGCCAGAAAGTGCATACACCGTTAGCATTTTGGTGCATTTTTGGCCATTATCCATGCAATAATCAACTTTTCCTTGCCAATAACCGCTTTCTAACACGGACTCCCAAATCCATTCACACTTTTGGACGATATGCTCATCCGCAAGGAGAATATGAACGGATTGGCCAATTAACTGTTCTTTCGTATAACCGGTCAGTTCCGCTATCTCGTCATTCACCGCTATAATCAATCGGTTGCGGTCGGTAATGATCATTCCGCCACTGACACGATGGTTAAACGTTTTTTCGATCACCTGTACATTTAACTTCACCATTGTTCAACCCTTTTTCATCGTAATCTCTCTTTTATTGCCCCACTTCATGATAAAAGGTCACCTTTTGATCCCAAGGCAACCATTACTTTGAAACGGAGATTTTTCTTTTTTAATGTAAATTCGCTTCTCCTTCTCTTTTTCCTTCTTTTTCTTTGGAAAAAAAGATAGCTATTTTTTCCTATTTTCATGATTGCTGGTTGAAATAGCGATGACGAATGGCGGCAATAAGAAGCAGGCAGAGCGGAACAATGATTTGTAATGGGATGTGCATATAAAGGGTAACGATTTTTAATCCTTCCATAATATGTTCCGGATAGTTGCTCGCAATGGCGATCGATAACAACAAAACCATTAACCCAAGCGGATATACGAGACGCTGATAATTTTGAATACGAAATAAATTCGCTGTTCCGATCACCGCAGCATAAAAAAATACGGATATTTTAAAAAATCCGCCAATAATAAGGGCAATCATAAAAAGTACATCCAGACGTTCCAAAAAATTCGCAACTCGAATTCTCCGTATCGTGTCTAAAAGTGGAAATGCGGAACGGGCAACAACATCCGCTCCAAGTACAGCAACGTTAATCGTCATAATCATTGTCAAATTAAGACCGCTTAGCACCATACCTGTTATCGCGGCTTGTTTCATTTTTTCTGGGTTATTCATATATGGAAATAACATCGTAAAAACAATCATTTCTCCAAATGGAACGTAAAGCGTCTCCGTAAACACGACTTTCAATACCCGTTGCCATCCTTCTTCAAGCACCGGTTGCAGCCGATGGATATCCACCAATCCTGCGGAAATGACTAATATAAACCCAGATACTGCGAGCAGATAAAGCAAAGTAAGAAACAATCCCCCCGTCCGCGCAATGACCTCAATACCTTTATAAACGCCATACATCACCGTTAATATCATAATCGCATTTAAAATAAAGAGCGGTGTTTCTGGATACGCAAACGTTAACAACAGCTCGCCAAAATCACGGAGCACCCGGGAAGCAATATAAAGAAAATAAACAATATATACAAACGCCAAAACTTTACCGATCCAAGGGCCAGTAATGTCTTGTACATACGTAGTCAATGGGGCATTTGGATAGTAACGATAGAGGCGGTAATAAACGAAAAACAATAATAAACCAAATGTTAAACCTAATAATATCGCAAGCCAAACATCTTGTTTGGCACCTACACCAAGCGGAATAACGATAGCACTTCCGTGTTCAAACAGTACGATTAATACAAGTAATTGCCGTGCGTCTATCTTCGCTCGTTCCATCATTTCACCGCCCTCACTGTCCAAATATGTACGATCTAGTCCGTAATCCTGTCCGGCGAATAAACGCATCTACCGTGACATGCACCTCTAGTTGCGGAAAATAGCGATCATCCCAATCTGATTTCATTGTTTTCCATTGCTGCGGATAGGAACGATAGACAACATCTCCAAACCCAAAGATATCCGTTTTTGCTTTTTTTGCTTCTTCTACCGCTTTGACAACTTCCTTCTTTATACTTTTTTCCACTTTTTTTTCTAATGCAAAAATTTGCTTAGGATTTGTAAAATCAACGGAGACAAATTCTTCGCCGATATCTCCCTCTGCATGAATATGAATGGAAATGGACGGTTTTCCTTTTTTCATATGCGCCGCTACGCTCGTTTTGGCACGAACGACTTTATAGGCAGTTTCTTCTTTTTTCTGCTTCCATTCAATCGTAACGCCCGTTTGTTCAATTT
This window contains:
- a CDS encoding STAS domain-containing protein; its protein translation is MDRRISTFELVTVSAETYAKIWLKGKLVYHTQQAARQKMEMVLAEIDRNILIMDVSQLLFIDSTGLALLIHFFKKAVYQNKQVALVVSTNKTVEKILAIAKFDKLFPIVEQEEDLVRLLASRTQQISSQEMLLEMWQNHCIQN
- a CDS encoding ATP-binding protein, producing MYEITMRCKATEEAIDFCDLLAKQIAHFFSLHDRDMFVLSVHEAVVNSVKAVKQLGKKVDDDALIVSWRITEEEVTVTVTDEGGGIPIREIERLRRESLEDVLLAESGRGLLLIKETMDAVSFEPHADGKCAIVMKMRRGQNGSSDIHF
- a CDS encoding SpoIIE family protein phosphatase, with amino-acid sequence MVKLNVQVIEKTFNHRVSGGMIITDRNRLIIAVNDEIAELTGYTKEQLIGQSVHILLADEHIVQKCEWIWESVLESGYWQGKVDYCMDNGQKCTKMLTVYALSGATEECYVWCLADAETPVSESEQMLRAIYQTAPLAVIPLCKNMTVRDWGHAAESLFGWKREEVIGRSLFSLFYKYPHHIAMFSYPLKKKKAGEYIIKRKDGTLIDVEYALIPVTDSDGNVTGYIVMLEDITRWKQKELEHKRQVELAKKIQQSLLTPPIQNNVVTMDAVYIPSDDLSGDIYACYQIDRDRYGVIIIDVMGHGISSSLVSMLLRSLLRGLIVRVIDPVYVATELEKHVQNLFPDDVNEIRYLFSMIYLVIDTKRKQIEYTNAGHPAGLLVSEDGEIIELDKGGLAIGSPFSLPFEKEVIPYRKRTRLFLYTDGILDEIDSSILRSMNKIRTYTKMYSHLSDKQFLHMLMEEGKSPTSPVDDICLLSITVQ
- a CDS encoding GerAB/ArcD/ProY family transporter, which translates into the protein MERAKIDARQLLVLIVLFEHGSAIVIPLGVGAKQDVWLAILLGLTFGLLLFFVYYRLYRYYPNAPLTTYVQDITGPWIGKVLAFVYIVYFLYIASRVLRDFGELLLTFAYPETPLFILNAIMILTVMYGVYKGIEVIARTGGLFLTLLYLLAVSGFILVISAGLVDIHRLQPVLEEGWQRVLKVVFTETLYVPFGEMIVFTMLFPYMNNPEKMKQAAITGMVLSGLNLTMIMTINVAVLGADVVARSAFPLLDTIRRIRVANFLERLDVLFMIALIIGGFFKISVFFYAAVIGTANLFRIQNYQRLVYPLGLMVLLLSIAIASNYPEHIMEGLKIVTLYMHIPLQIIVPLCLLLIAAIRHRYFNQQS